The genome window TAGAAAGTCAAAATCACCCCCAAAATTTACCTTTTCTTCTTGTGGAggttttagtgtattttttttttttttgtatacaggATTGTTATGTGATGTTAGGTGGTATTATAAACATTGGTAGTGTTTATTGGAGGTTAAGTATGATTTACAGAGATGTGTATAGGTACTAAATGGATAATCAATGGGCTTTTAACaattaattttatgtgtgaaGTTATCTAGACCATAGGGTGCTCAGATATTGCTTTCACTGTTGTTTTGGGTTATGACTATGAGATTTTTCAGGATGATATTAACTTTTGAACTTTTAGAATGAATAAAGTAGATTGTTCTCACTGATGTCGGGTCCTCATCTAATGAAATGGAGGCCTGAAAATTACAAAAGCCTAACCTCCCCTGAGTAAGAGGGAATTCTCCTGCCTGAGAGCCTTCAGACTGAACCATTAGCTCTTCTTGTCTGATGACTTGCCCTCTGACACATTAACCCTTCCCTGATTTTATACTAGTCTCCTGTGTATGAACCTGAACTAGAACATCATCTCTTTCTGGTTAACTGAAGTTTCTGGTGTTTAGATTCAAAATGGGACTTATATTATGCAGATTTTGCACTTGCCAGATTCCATATACACAAAAGCAaattattgtgtgtgtatgtgtgtctgtgtgtacagaAAGATATCAGATCAAGAGACTCAATATCGTTCAGATGTCGATAATATATGAAACAATATACATTTTATACTACCCCTATAAAAACTCCAATGACAATTTTTGCAGACATAGAAAAATCAACTACAAGTTTCATATGGAATATCAAGGGATctttaatcaaataaaaaaaaaattcttgaaaagaaaaatttgtatgtCCCAAAtgtcctgattttaaaattattataaagctatGTAATCAAAACTATGGTAACGGCATCAAGCCAGGGACATAGAGAAATGGAATGAACTGGAGAGCACAAAATGTACCATCCCTTATATGGTCAACTGAATTTCTGCAAGGACGCCAACACCATCCAACAGGAAAGAATAATGTTTTCAGCAAATAGTTTAGCTTAACTAGATATTCAAAATCTAGTTATGCAAAAGAAAACTAGAtatgcaaaagaaggaaagcaggggtgcctgggtggctcagtgggttaagcctgtggcttccactcaggtcatgatcccaaggttctgggattgtaccatacatcaggctctctgctgggcaggcaccttgctccctgccccaccactctacccacttgtaatctctgtgtgtcaaataaataaataaaacccctaaaaaaagaatgaaggcagATCCCTAAATTACACTACAGACcaaataaactccaaatgaatCAAAGACTGAAGTAtaagaataaaactataaaatgattAGAaggaaaaactaatgatgtattttatgttgGCTAGCTGAACAGaacaaccaaaaaagaataaaatataaatgaaataaaagtttcagGACATTAACTTAGGAAATAATTTCTTGAATATGACACCATAAAAACACAGgttacagaagaaataaacaaattaattaaactaTCTCAAAACTAAAAATTGCTATGCATCAAAGGCcacaatcaacagaatgaaaggcAACTTGTGGAATTCCTAAAACTCAATATGAACAAAAGGTGAgtaaacatttctcaaaaaatatatataaatgagcaATGAGCAACAGAAAAAGATACTGAACATCACTAAACACACTCATGCACACTgtccataaaatataaaaatgttgaagTCACTGTGAAAGAAATTAAGACCTTCTTCAGAAAGTTAAGAATACAATGACCAAGTCATCCAGCATTTTCACTTCTGGGAATATGCAAAAGCACTGGAAGTGGGGACTAGAAGAGATATGTGTACCCTCATGTCCATATCAACACTAGTCATGATAACCCAAATGTGCAACCCATGTGTCCATCAACGTATGGATAAACCAAATGTGGAATGCATATAATGGTATATTATTCatcacagaaatggaaggaatttcTGACCTATGTTTGACACAGATATACTCTGATGACATATTGAATGAAATAAACTGTGTATCGTCATGTCTTCTTCAATACCTCCAGACACTGACAGTTTCTCTGAATAtccttttattgatttatttcagttatgctgaatatgcaaaattttattattttctcttgtgtGAATTCTAGAGCTTACTCAGTGCCCACCACAATAATTCTGCTCaacttcccttgtttttgatAAACTTGAAAGTTTTGAAGAGAACTAGTaggacattttatatataaatctttatttgGGGCTTGTttgatattttattgaagatCGGACTGGAGTTACGGGTTATTgggagaagagacacagaggCAAAGTGCCATTTGCATTGCATCATGCCAGCAAGTACATACTTTCATTGTGACTCATCATTCTTGAGgttaaccttgatcacctggaTGAAGTAATGTTTGCCACATTTCTCCTCTGTAAATTTATTTCCCCTGCTGCATTCCACAATGCACCTTTTGGAAGGAGTTCCCTGGTGTTCAGCCCACAAATAAGAGATTGAGTGTTACCCTATAACCCTTTCAGAGCagaatatctacaaaataattaggaaaatttttaatggaacatttGTCTATTATTCCCTATTTATTAGCTATTTATTTAAGTGTACATATCATTACAAACTTGTGGGGTATATATAACTCTGAGTTATATATCAAtttgtgtcatttattttgttgttcaattCGTTTCTAGCTCTAGGAATTGTAGGCTGTTTCCAGTGGCTTTGTGTCCCTTTGGCATCTTCTTATCACAGTGTCAGTTACCTGTCTGTGTGTATTACCACTTTCTTGCCAGTTTATCTCATACATTTCCCACCTGAGACCTAGAATCAGCCTTTTGTTTAAGAAatcctaattaattttttttttttggataaaggTATCAGGAATCAAGTTCTGCCACTAGATCACTAGAtaatcactgctttttttttttaaattctcgtCAAAACCTGTCATTTAAGGCACACATACTTTAATTGCAAGAAGAGATCAGCTTTTCCCCAGAATCCATTAATACATAGTGAAGATCAAGTTCTTAATCTAATCTAGCTCATGCATCTTAATTAAAAGGGAAGGAACACTTTAGGGAATGACCTTCCCCAGACTCCTATATTTGGCATCATTCATGTTTAAATACTGGTGTAGGAAAGGCAAAAGACAAATATGTCCCTGTCAAAATTACAAGTGAGAGCGGATATCAGAAAGTGTGAGAAGAATCCTGGACCAACTTTGTCTTCTGGCATGCAGGTGAGAACCTGAACCACAGTGACATCAAAAGAGAtcagacagaattttaaaaggatattttttattctcattggAGTAAAGAATGGCCAAATTACattgagaagaaaagagaatgactGAACATCCTACCCTTTGCATAAACGCTTAACAAAACTGGTGAGTTTGTGTTGGGGATTAACTTAGTTTTATGTCATACTCTGAGAAAATTCATCTGATCTATGCCAAATGTGCACCCTAATACATAAAAAAGGCATTTGTGGAAAATTGAAAGCTTAGGGAATTTTCTACAAGTGCTTGACAATCTAAACTGAgaagacagaataaaagaaatacgCAGTAGCTCCTGGTGGAgacaaaggcaaataaaaattgtatctagttccatccatgttgtgattcacagacctgtacccctggggataaaaatatatgtttataaaaattaaaataaaaaaaacataaaaaaaaaaaaaaaaaaaaattgtatctagtCCAGTGTTCCAGGATGCTCCCTGGAGATGATAATTTTACTTGGGATGTAGTAGGCTTCCCTTTTCAGTGGTCACAGAGTATCGACAGACTGAACACTATTGGTTTGTATCAAGATGAAATTCTCttaattctttcatttactttatgaatatttattattgaatatgtacatttttctaGACACTTGAATTCAGcagtgaacaaataaatattgcCTTCCTTATGTTGCTTCTTTAGAATGTATGCCACTCAAAACTATTCTTACTTGAACAATCCAAATCTTTCAGTCTGTACCTTTGTAAGACACATGATAGATAACAGATGAtggatgatagatgatagatagatagatgatatatagttcatacatacatacacaatagGTTGATAGATGATACATAGAAAGGTAGATAGTAAATTGATAAGTAGATGTATGCATGAATGGATAGACAGATAGACATCTCTTTATAATAATTAATTGTTAGAAACTTCAGACAAGTTTTCACTCCTGTTTGCTGAAGAGCTGGACAAAAAGCATATTCAGCAAACTCATCAGAGTGTACGGGAACCAGTAGTTAATGGCAGTGCAGTGGGGGCAGTGCAGCTGAGGCATGATGTGGTAAAGACCCTTGAGTCCAACTGTCTCTACAGTGACTCACACTCTTACACAGATATTTAAATCCTGCTCTAGCCCTAGAAATCTTGCTGTTTCTGCAGCCTGTGTCAGAATACAGTTGTTATGTATCAGTAATATGCCAAAGGCAGCAATAAACCATCTACTAAGAGAAGgtatttaaaaagctttattttgttgCAGCATCATTATGACAGATTTTCAACTACCaatgggaatattttaaaagataaatcatCCTCCTAACTTTGATTCCAAGAATAGAGTTTCCCCATCCTGAGGCCAAAAACATACTATCTTAATATTCTCATAAATACAATTAACTGAtatgagtctgtgtgtgtgtgtgtgtgtgtgtgtgatattatTCTGCTGTCAATGAAAATATTACCATCTTCAACAGACAGTCCTGAACTCTGCCACTTTACAACATATTTTAGAATCCATTGTACATACATCAACTTCCTTTTGTTTGATGATTGCATAAATACCATCCCTGAATCATTTAGCTTCCTTCTGGTGGGCATTGACCTTGTTTCTTACCTTTGATCAATATGGAAAGGATTGATGTGATGATCTTCCTGCCTATGAGTGAGATTATTTGCAGCAAACACATACACCAGACCTGTGTCTATATGACGTTGAAATATCACCAATGCTAAAAATTAACCCCAGAGAGATTGTATCCCCTTAAACTCCTGCCAAGAATGTGTGGAATAAATTGTGTCCAACATCATTTTCAGAACTGTTTGTTAAGAGACATTTATCAAAACTGTCATTTTGTTAATCTatgtgaaaagataaataattggatttgagaagaatatatttttctatgaaagaaattgataaacttttacaatatttttaataagaattccTTTGAGATCAATTATTttgcacattttcattttaactgtttcttttttaattttcttgatttatttagagagagagagagagagaacacaaaagcaggggaaggtacagaggaagagggaaagatagAATCTTGAACAAGCTCCATCCCCAGTACAGAACCTAGCATGAGACTGGattccaaaaccctgagatcacgacctgagtggaaataaagagtcaaatatttaaccagctgagctactcaggcaccgtGTGGCTTGTGTTCTCAATCTTGAGATCcatttatatttgagaaaattagGCTTTTGTCTGCAATACATGTTGGAAATATACTTAATTGCCTTGGCACTTATACATTTAATTGTGCTATTATATGAGAAATGTATGtgataaagacagaaaaggatTTTTCCAGTTtggtatatataaatgaatattcattcttttcctatttctatcTTTTACTAAAGTCAAGGCATGGGAATTGAAAGAACATGTGTTCCAAGAAtcatatgaaaatgttttagCTATGACCTACAGTTTCTTTATCTCATTGTCTAAATCCCTGGTGCTTAAAATGAcatgaaattggaaaaaatattttgatttatgcCAAATGTTCCctatttatcctttatttttaaatcagtctctttttgtgtcttaagaaaatatgcagaaagaCCCATCAAAACACTGGACGAGGTGAAGAATTCTACTTTGGACAACATAGGATAATGTAAAACGTATAAAATGTTATGATAGAATCTGAATTCACAACTATAAGCAACTATAAATTACAGAGAgttaaagtaaaaggaaataaatttagtCAAGGGAACGGATCAAAATAAACTTAATGATGGACCAAACATTCACTGCCAAAATAttgcttatttctcttttgtattttttcttttcccctcaacctgtctctctctctcataagtttcattaaacaaacaaacaaggaaaagtATTAAAAGTTTCTGTGTCATTCATTGAATGTTCAGAATATTTACTAGAAGATACTTCATAAATATCTATCAAGTTCTAAAAGTATAAAAGCACATTATGTATATTATGCAAGAGTTTTCTCCTTTTTGCAACATTCTACCTTAATGGGTCCATgatataaaataaggaaagataTTCAGCTCAGAAAGATATCCTTTCctaataaattcattaaattaatgtttattatgCGTGAAGAATTGGGTACTTTCTCATTCTTAATATATTTCCTTGTTTCCATAAGCAATCAGGAGAATAGATTGTGAATAAATATGATCTCTGCATTAatcaagggaaaacaaaacacgGAAGATAAGGGATTACCCAAAGTGGCCCATTCATGAACAAGCATATGGATTTGACCTTCAAATGGAGTATTCATTtcctcatatttctttctttgcagatTAATTATTTCTAACCTGCATTTTCTCCACTTGGCCTGAAATAATGGAGCAAAATAACACTGTTACTGAGTTCATACTGCTAGGATTGACCCAAGACCCAATGAAAAAGAAGATGGTATTTGTAAtcttcttcatattttatgtGGGAACTGTGGTAGGGAATTTGCTCATTATTGTGACCATCAAGTCCAGCCGCACACTTGGGAgccccatgtactttttcctattttatttgtcCCTTGCTGATTCCTGCTTCTCAACTACAACAGCCCCCAGACTAATTGTGGATTCACTCTCTGCACAAAGAACCATATCTTACAATGAGTGCATGACTCAAGTGTTTGCAATACATTTCTTTGGCCCCATGGAGGTCTTTGTTCTCATCCTCATGGCTATTGATCGCTATGTGGCTATTTGTAAGCCCTTACATTACCCAACCATCATGAGGCAGCAGATTTGCACAATCCTGATCATTCTTGCATGGATAGGAGCTTTTATCCATTCCATTGCTGAGATAAGGCTGGCCTTGAAATTGCCTTTCTGTGGACCCAATTTGATTGATCATTACTGCTGTGATTTGCAGCCCTTGCTAAAACTTGCATGCATGGACACGTATATGATCAACCTAGAATGGGTGTTTAACAGTGGGAGCATTTGCACAGGCAGTTTTGCGATTCTGATGATTTCATACATTGTCATTTTGCATTCACTGAGAAACCACAGtgcagaagggagaagaaaagctcTCTCCACCTGCATTTCTCACATCATCGTAGTAGTCTTATTCTTTGTtccatgtatattcatatatgcaCGCCCCCCAACCACTTTCCCTATGGACAAGATGGTGTCCGTATTTTATACTATTGGGATCCCTTTTCTCAACCCATTCATCTACACACTGAGGAATGCAGAAGTGAAAGATGCCATGAGAAAGCTATGGCATATCACAACCTCCTCATAAAGCAAGTGATGAATTGAGGGTTTTTGTGGATTCTTTAATCTGTACAGATGTCAAATATAATAGTGTATATCCTCACTTGTCCAACACACTCTATTACAATGCACCTGATTCCTTACTTTTTTCTGTACTTCTGCTCTCTAACTTGTAGCTTCCCTTGTAATGCCAGCCAGGTTCTTTCTTCTCCTGAGAGTTCAATTTTGGTATTGTTGATTATGAAATACTCCTCACATTTCAGTCTACACTCTGGTTTGattaaagaaagatatttataCACAATCACAACTGTTCAAACAGTGAGtattcataaataaaaaagagcatATTCTCTATGATTTGTAATTCTCTctatagaaaatttcaaacaagATATCCTGCTTTCTCTTGAACACATCAGAGCAAAGGAACTAACTTTGTGTgccaagaattatttttcttatatcattcattcattttaaagatttccaTAATTGTGAACACAACACcaaaaaggggtgtgtgtgtgtgtgtgtgtgtgtgtataataaattattattactattcaccttatttttcctttgactATCAGGATAATTGAAGCGTTATTTATGGGATTTTTTTATGtatgggattttttaaatataacattacATGCCCTGGAGATATTCAGCTAATTTGTATGATTTCTATATAGGAGCTACAAGAGAATTTTACAactctaaaaggaaaagaagcaaaataatgtttgttgttaaaactaaataataatttaaaatacactatagctaaaacatattttttgagaTTGACATACAGAAAAGTAGAACCCACTTTGGAAGGGGGaagcatattatttcatttactgctATGTTTTATAAATGGGATAAAGGAAATTGCCAGAGGGACTCAGAAATACTCACTTGAATGTCTCTAGTTAGAGTGAACCTGGAGTTAGAGTGAACCTGCTTTTGTAGCAGGAAGCCACTTTGTTTCTCTGTTTGTCCTTTCCTAGTAAAGCAGTAGTGAGGATGGACAAGTTAGAATTGTCAATAGAATTCagtgttcaggggcgcctgggtggcttagtaggttaaagcctctgccttcggctcaggtcatgatctcagggtcctggattcgattcctgcatcaggctctctgctcagtggggagcctgcttcctcctccctctctgcctgcctctctgcctacttgtgatctctgtttgtcaaataaataaataaaatatttaaaaaaattaaaaaaaagaatttggtgtTCATAATTAACAGAGCAGATTAGCTACCATGagattttttcatgaatttttaactCACTGATTGCAGAGAGTACAAAAGTGTTAATTCAAAGGTGTACATGCTCCTGATATTTACACCAGCATTATCTCCAATAGCAAATCTATGGACACAGACCAAGTTTCCATTGAATGATGAATTGAATAGACAGGGGTATGTATTTCTCAGCCATTAAGAAGAATATGAGTgcagcgttggtggtatagtggtgagcatagctgccttccaagaAGAATATGattgtgccatttgcaatgacgagGTTTGAGCTAGAGACTGTTAGGCTAAGCTAATCAAGTCagtcaatgaaagagaaataccacacgatttcactcatgtggaaattaagaaaacaatgagtatagggaaaaacagagagaggtgGGCAAATCAAAAAATGGgttcttaactatagaaaacaaccagatggttaccagaggggaggtgtctAGAAGgagggttaaataggtgatggggattaaggaatggaCATATCGTGATGATCACTTTGTAtggtatgtaagtgttgaatctcGAAATTGTACACCTGGAAAtcatactacactgtatgttaactaactgtaatctaaaaaaaaaataaaccttgaaaaataaataaaaaatataattcattacTTTCATGTATTCAAGTTGACCACATCCTTAGTAACTGTTATAAGattccagtttatttttaatgctgttgCCCATTATTTACCTGGAAAAACCTTTATAATATCAATAGTTTCCTCTtgtcaaagttattttaaaataaatttatggaaGTATCATGTTTTCAATGTTCTCACTACTTTTTGATTTCTGGGTTATAATAAAGTTAATGACTGCACTAGTGACAAAGTAGGCATATTGAtggacaaaaaatatatatatacatacacatacacatatacacatatatatgtgtatatttcctcttttaaatgtCTGAATAATAAAGatctcacattttctctcttgattCTTCAGTTAGGGGTGAAGTTGTATCTGTACCTTAGAATCAGTGAATAATGATGCATTGAACTCAGGAATGCAGATAGCCCTTCACAATCATGATTTCAgattctttggatatatacccaacaTTAGGATTGATGGATAGCCgttctactttcaattttttgaagaaccaatATATTCTCTATAATGACTGCGCCAATTTATATGGTCATCAGTAGTGTACATGGGATCCCTTGAttcctcatcctcaccaatattttgTATCTCTTATCTTCTCaataagagaccaaaaaaaaaattttgataatgattttcattcgcattttcctaatgatgaaTGCTGTTGAGCACCCTTTGAGACACCTGTTCACCATTTGtaagtctttgaaaaatgtctgctTTGACATTGCCATAGGAAATTGCCATAGCTTCTCCTCCATTTTCCTGTGAGCctgaaaatgctctaaaaaagagtccattatttaaaaagatgttaagaagaagaaaaaaattgaattttagacAAAATTGTCTACTCAGAagaacatagaaaagaaaaaaaataacttacaaaGGGGAGAATGAAAGGCAAACTTTAATAATATGAACTGACTCCCAATTatgtaataattacattaaattccAATATAATGTACTTGAAAGGCAGAAGTTGACAGGATAGACAGAATAATCTTCAGCAAGAAAAGTAAAGGACTGGTATACACATCAGTATGATAGATCCCGGAACAAAGAACCAAACACTATGAGTAAATGTTATGATTCAATTCGCATGAAGTTATAGAACATACAATACTAAAACAGGGTGATACAAATCAGGAAAATAGCTGCATCTGAGGCAATTAACTAAAAGGGAGCATGAAAGAACTTTCAGGGTTAATGAAAGTATTCTAGGTCttgatctttttttaacattttgtttatttatttgacatagagagagatcacaagtaggcagagaggcaggaagagagaaggggaagcagagagcctgaggtgaggctcgatcccaggaccctgagaccatgacccgagctgaaagcagaggcctaactcTCTGAGCCCTAGGTCTTGAATTTCTTAATGGCTATGTGAGTATATGCATTTATAAAAACTCATCAAACAGTATACCTAAAAGATCTGCATTTcattatgtataaaatttatttcagaaaaagaattgtattactaaaacaacaacaacaataacaaaacttaCCAATATATCTAAGCATcccccacaccaaaaaaaaaaaaaaaaaaaaaaaagcctttcaaaTTTAGTGATCAtttctggggtgggaggaggcagaaCAGTGATTGTCATTAAGAATTTCActcccaggaatgcatccattttatatAGTTTGCtgaacttattggcatataactgtttaTAATAACTTCTTATGATTGTCTATTTCCTTGGccttagttgtgatctctcccttttcattcataattttattaatttgagcctcctctcttttcttttggattagtgtgtcca of Mustela nigripes isolate SB6536 chromosome 1, MUSNIG.SB6536, whole genome shotgun sequence contains these proteins:
- the LOC132010439 gene encoding olfactory receptor 4C11-like, with translation MEQNNTVTEFILLGLTQDPMKKKMVFVIFFIFYVGTVVGNLLIIVTIKSSRTLGSPMYFFLFYLSLADSCFSTTTAPRLIVDSLSAQRTISYNECMTQVFAIHFFGPMEVFVLILMAIDRYVAICKPLHYPTIMRQQICTILIILAWIGAFIHSIAEIRLALKLPFCGPNLIDHYCCDLQPLLKLACMDTYMINLEWVFNSGSICTGSFAILMISYIVILHSLRNHSAEGRRKALSTCISHIIVVVLFFVPCIFIYARPPTTFPMDKMVSVFYTIGIPFLNPFIYTLRNAEVKDAMRKLWHITTSS